The genomic stretch TTGTCATCTTTCCTGTCTTGAGCAACACTGCACTTCCTGGTTATGTGCCTTGCTGTCTTGTTTGTGTGCTGATGAACTGCTCACTTTCATTAGTATATTTTATCTAGCCTACTGTTACCCACCTTCAGGAaccccccctcctgccccccgaGTGTTCTTTCCTTGCATACATTCCTATTGCTTCGTCTATTCTTTTGCTCCCTTGTCAGTGCTGGTCCTTCCTATCTGACATTTGAACATCTGGGTGCTTTTACTTTTGGCATCTTCCACCCCCGAAAACACCACTCCAGTCTAGTCCCTCTGTTCTCTTCCTAATTCTTGAAACATCTAGAGTTGAACTTGTTCTCTTCCTCCCGTAAAGTCTGTGCTCTGGGTATGCCTTCTGCACTTCTGGCGGAGATGTAGCTGTTCCCTCTGTTTCAGGGTCAGCCGGGTCTTCCATAGTTGTCCACACTTGAAGTCTTTGTCTCAGATTTCTGTTTTGTGCACATTGGGAAGGAGTCCTGTTCACACTGTCAGCCTTAGTCTGCCAGTGTCCCTGGCTGTCTGCCATTGCTCTGgtcagtttttaatttattattaccTTCCTGGTTCTCAGAGATCATCTATAAACTGAGTGAGACATTCTCTTGccactttcatattttatttatcattatccTTATCTCTTTCCaactttttccccaaataataGGCTATACTTGAAAATCCTCAAGATTTCCTAAGAGCTTTACTCTCAGCTTTGTTAGGTCCTTCTAACAAAGGCAATTATTTGTTCCCCTTGCATTTAGAGAatatagacattttctttttcttttagactgTGAGACAAGACCAGAAAATAGCGTATCAGTCCCAGAGCTGGATGTTTCTGAAGAGCAGCCATCTGACGAGGCAATTGTGGAAAAACACAAGAGGGATGATCCTTGCAGTTCTAACTTTTTAGAAAGTTGGGAGTATGAGAGCATTGTAGAGAAGCAGCAGGCAAACAAACAGACCctggcaagagaaataaaaataactgaaaataaaatacctacCTGGGAGAGAGGCCCTGTAACTAATGACTGTGAGAAAAGCATCAGTGTGAGTTCAAACCTTATAACACAAGAAAAATCTCCAGAAGAGACCTCTACCAAAACAAGTGTCAAACAGAATATAAATCcagttaaaaaagagaaaacttgtaAGTGCAacgaatgtgggaaagcctttagcTACTGTTCAGCTCTTATTCGCCATCAGAGAACACATACTGGAGAGAAGCCCTACAAATGTAACGAATGTGAAAAAGCCTTCAGTCGGAGTGAGAACCTTATAAACCATcaaagaattcatactggagataAACCATATAAGTGCGATCAGTGTGGGAAAGGCTTCATTGAGGGTCCATCTCTTACTCAACATCaaagaattcacactggagaaaaaccctataaatgtgatgaatgtgggaaagcctttagtCAGAGGACCCATCTTGTTcagcatcagagaattcatacggGTGAGAAACCATATACTTGCAACGAGTGTGGAAAAGCCTTTAGCCAGAGAGGCCATTTTATGGAACATCAGAAAATTCATACAGGAGAAAAGCCTTTTAAATGTGATGAATGTGATAAAACCTTTACCAGGAGCACACATCTTACTCAGCATCAGAAAATTCATACCGGGGAGAAGACctataaatgtaatgaatgtggaaaggccttcaATGGTCCCTCAACATTTATCCGTCATCACATGATCCACACGGGTGAGAAACCATATGAGTGCAAcgagtgtgggaaagccttcagccaGCACTCAAACCTCACTCAACATCAGAAAACACACACGGGGGAGAAACCATATGACTGTGCCGAATGTGGAAAATCCTTCAGTTACTGGTCATCCCTTGCTCAACATCTGAaaattcatactggagaaaaaccttacaaatgcaatgaatgtggaaaggccttcaGTTACTGCTCCTCCCTTACTCAGCATCGGAGAATCCACACCAGAGAAAAGCCCTTcgagtgcagtgaatgtgggaaggcTTTCAGTTACCTCTCCAACCTTAATCAGCATCAGAAGACGCATACCCAGGAGAAAGCCTATGAATGTAAGGAGTGTGGAAAAGCCTTTATTCGGAGTTCATCTCTGGCTAAACATGAGAGAATTCATACAGGTGAGAAGCCCTATCAGTGTCATGAGTGTGGGAAAACCTTCAGTTATGGCTCCTCCCTTATTCAGCATAGGAAAATACACA from Canis aureus isolate CA01 chromosome 37, VMU_Caureus_v.1.0, whole genome shotgun sequence encodes the following:
- the LOC144306511 gene encoding uncharacterized protein LOC144306511 encodes the protein MEDPSSPEPALLQAGHTLLASTSFQESVTFKDVIVDFTQEEWKQLDPFQRDLFRDVTLENYTHLVSIGLQVSKPDVISQLEQGTEPWIIEPGIPVGTFGDCETRPENSVSVPELDVSEEQPSDEAIVEKHKRDDPCSSNFLESWEYESIVEKQQANKQTLAREIKITENKIPTWERGPVTNDCEKSISVSSNLITQEKSPEETSTKTSVKQNINPVKKEKTCKCNECGKAFSYCSALIRHQRTHTGEKPYKCNECEKAFSRSENLINHQRIHTGDKPYKCDQCGKGFIEGPSLTQHQRIHTGEKPYKCDECGKAFSQRTHLVQHQRIHTGEKPYTCNECGKAFSQRGHFMEHQKIHTGEKPFKCDECDKTFTRSTHLTQHQKIHTGEKTYKCNECGKAFNGPSTFIRHHMIHTGEKPYECNECGKAFSQHSNLTQHQKTHTGEKPYDCAECGKSFSYWSSLAQHLKIHTGEKPYKCNECGKAFSYCSSLTQHRRIHTREKPFECSECGKAFSYLSNLNQHQKTHTQEKAYECKECGKAFIRSSSLAKHERIHTGEKPYQCHECGKTFSYGSSLIQHRKIHTGERPYKCNECGRAFNQNIHLTQHKRIHTGAKPYECAECGKAFRHCSSLAQHQKTHTEEKPYQCNKCEKAFSQSSHLTQHQRIHTGEKPYKCNECDKAFSRSTHLTEHQNTHTGEKPYNCNECRKTFSQSTYLIQHQRIHSGEKPFGCNDCGKAFRYRSALNKHQRLHPGI